One Shumkonia mesophila genomic window, GCTTGAGGATCATCAGCCCCGCCATCAGGCGCACCGGCAACGGTGGCTGCCCCGGACCCGGCCGGTAGACGTCGCCCAGCGAGCGCTCCAGGAACCCCCAGTCCATCGCCCCGGCCAGCGCCACCAGCGGATGCTTCATGTCGATGATCACCTCCAGGGCCGGCCGAAACAGGTCCTTCTGCCGCTCGTCCTTCGGTCTCGACATCTCCGAGCCTCCCAACAAAACCCCCGGGGAGAATCGAATCACAAACCGCTCAAAACCGGAATCCCAAAACGCAAGAAAGCCGAGAAAAATCCCGGCTTTCCTGCAATCCCCATTACTTCCCTACGCCCGAAAACCCTTGCCACTCAACAGGATCGGCGTTCTTCACAGGCGACTCTCTACGTGTTGCCATGTCATCATCATTACTAGGGGGGAGGTGGCACCAAAACCAACGTCAGCCCAGACGCTCTTTGTGAAACGGGGGGCCGGCCGGAGCATCAGCCCCGGGGCCTTCAATCTTTGGGCGGTGGCCCCGAGGACTTTCTGACGATGATTTCGGCCTCGCACTCGAAGGGGATGTTCTCGTGCCGATCCTTGACCTTGGCGACAAGGAAGCGAGCGGCGCGCCGGTGGCTTCTCGACGTAGACGTGCATGCCGCCACGCATCGCCTGCTCGGAGAGGGCAGGGTAGGCCTCCAGTCCAACCGTCATGATCACGAGATCGAGATACTCGCGCTCGAGCATTTCGTGGGGTGCGGTGTAGATCCGCTCGGCTCCCGCAGACCGGCCAGTGGCCTC contains:
- a CDS encoding Gfo/Idh/MocA family oxidoreductase, with product MRVVAMCDRNPPKAEATGRSAGAERIYTAPHEMLEREYLDLVIMTVGLEAYPALSEQAMRGGMHVYVEKPPARRSLPCRQGQGSAREHPLRVRGRNHRQKVLGATAQRLKAPGLMLRPAPRFTKSVWADVGFGATSPLVMMMTWQHVESRL